TATATTACATAGAATGTCTCTCTCTAGCTTCTTTCCTCCCATTGCAGGAATGAAAATGCACCACAAAAAGACAGCTGCAAGACAGCAAACCAGGGAGGCTCCAGGTCATCACACCAATTCTACAACCTTCAGGAAGAGAAAGGCCTCACAAAAGAAGCAGAGGAGGAGATCTTCACAGTCCCAGAGGAACATCGTGGGCTGCAGAATTTCTCATGGATGGAAGGAAAGTGATGAGCCCATCACCCAGTGGAAAGGAACTGTTTTGGATCAGGTGCCTATAAATCCCTCTCTTTATCTGGTGAAATATGATGGAATTGACTGTGTCTATGGACTGGAACTTCACAGAGATGAAAGGATTTTAAAGCTTAAAATCCTTCCTGATAAGGTGCCACTTTTTCAAGTCAGAGATGTGCACTTTGAAAATACTATAATTGGGAAAGCAGTGGAACACATGTTTGAGGGTGAGCATGGTTCTAAGGATGAATGGAGGGGGATGGTCCTAGCCCAAGCACCTATCATGAAAACCTGGTTTTATATTACCTATGAGAAAGATCCTGTCCTGTACATGTACCAGCTTCTAGATGATTATAAAGAAGGTGACCTCCGTATCATGCCAGAGTCCAGTGAGTCTTCTCCAACAGAGAGGGAGCCAGAAGGAGTTATAGATGGCCTGATAGGTAAACATGTGGAATATACCAAAGAAGATGGCTCCAAAAGGTCAGGCAAAGTCATTCTTCAAGTTAAAGCCAAACCTTCTGTGTATTTCATCAAGTTTGATGATGATTTCCACATCTATGTCTATGATTTGGTCAAAAAGTCCTACTAGGGTAAAATCTGCCAAGTGTGGGGAGgcaaatgtataatttatatatatgcaaaa
This sequence is a window from Ictidomys tridecemlineatus isolate mIctTri1 chromosome X, mIctTri1.hap1, whole genome shotgun sequence. Protein-coding genes within it:
- the LOC101955168 gene encoding spindlin-2, whose amino-acid sequence is MKMHHKKTAARQQTREAPGHHTNSTTFRKRKASQKKQRRRSSQSQRNIVGCRISHGWKESDEPITQWKGTVLDQVPINPSLYLVKYDGIDCVYGLELHRDERILKLKILPDKVPLFQVRDVHFENTIIGKAVEHMFEGEHGSKDEWRGMVLAQAPIMKTWFYITYEKDPVLYMYQLLDDYKEGDLRIMPESSESSPTEREPEGVIDGLIGKHVEYTKEDGSKRSGKVILQVKAKPSVYFIKFDDDFHIYVYDLVKKSY